In the genome of Flavobacterium panacagri, one region contains:
- a CDS encoding glycoside hydrolase family 3 protein — protein sequence MKKIVITAAFAFFLSVTMQAQQGNFTIVKNNKGADLGYSPESGIKILTVNGKKFKDLNKNGKLDKYEDWRLSADERAKDLASKMSVEQIAGLMLYSRHQALPAGVSGYNAGTYNGKIFPESNAKASDLTDQQKAFLKEDNLRHVLITSVQTPETAALWNNNMQAFVEGIGLGIPSNTSTDPRHTANVTSEFNAGAGGTISMWPDGLGMASTFDPKIVEQFGQIAAKEYRALGIATALSPQIDLGSEPRWYRISMTFGESPALTRDMGRAYIDGFQTSYGKDEIKEGWGYKSVNAMVKHWPSGGAEEGGRDGHWAYGKFAVYPGNNLQQHIDPFINGAFKLKGKTSKASAVMPYYTITFDQDKKYNENVANGYSKYIITDLLRDKYGYDGVVCTDWLVTGDEGKTPNLFAGKPWGVENLSINDRHYKAIIAGVDQFGGNNDKMPVLAAYEMGVKEFGESFMRARFERSAVRLLKNIFRVGLFENPYLNVEETKAVVGNPEFMKAGYEAQLKSVVLLKNKTAVLPVKEKKTVFIPKIYTASTKDWWGVASQPKLEYPVNLELVKKYYNVTENPSKADFAIVFVTSPLSLEGGYDLKDRQNGSNGYVPISLQYGTYTATEARAKSIAAGDQVIDPTIKDRTYKNKTVTAANTMDLRTILDTKDMMNGKPVIVSVTASKPMIFNEFEKQVDGIVLNFGVSSQAVLDIISGKTEPSGLLPVQMPANMETVEKQFEDVPYDMIPHKDSEGNVYDFAYGLNWKGVIKDARTEIYKKQ from the coding sequence ATGAAAAAAATAGTCATAACTGCCGCTTTCGCTTTTTTTCTAAGCGTAACGATGCAGGCACAACAAGGAAATTTTACTATTGTTAAAAATAATAAAGGTGCAGATTTGGGATATTCTCCTGAATCTGGCATCAAAATATTGACGGTTAACGGAAAAAAGTTTAAGGATTTAAATAAAAACGGAAAGCTGGATAAATATGAAGATTGGCGCCTTTCGGCAGATGAAAGAGCCAAAGATTTAGCTTCCAAAATGTCCGTTGAACAAATCGCGGGATTGATGCTTTACAGTCGTCATCAGGCTTTACCAGCTGGAGTTTCGGGTTATAATGCAGGGACTTACAACGGAAAAATATTTCCAGAAAGCAATGCCAAAGCTTCCGATTTAACCGATCAGCAGAAAGCCTTTTTAAAAGAAGATAATCTGCGTCATGTTTTAATTACAAGTGTTCAGACTCCAGAAACGGCCGCTTTGTGGAATAATAATATGCAGGCTTTTGTGGAAGGAATCGGACTTGGAATTCCGAGCAATACGAGTACAGATCCACGCCATACGGCAAATGTAACTTCTGAGTTTAATGCTGGAGCAGGAGGAACCATTTCTATGTGGCCAGACGGATTGGGAATGGCTTCGACTTTTGATCCAAAAATTGTAGAACAGTTTGGACAAATTGCGGCTAAAGAATATCGTGCGTTAGGAATTGCAACAGCACTTTCGCCACAAATTGATTTAGGTTCTGAACCGAGATGGTATAGAATTTCAATGACTTTCGGCGAAAGCCCGGCTCTAACAAGAGATATGGGAAGAGCTTACATTGACGGATTCCAGACTTCTTACGGAAAAGACGAAATCAAAGAGGGTTGGGGTTACAAAAGTGTCAATGCCATGGTAAAACACTGGCCGAGTGGTGGTGCTGAAGAAGGCGGACGAGACGGACACTGGGCTTACGGAAAATTTGCGGTTTATCCAGGAAATAATTTACAGCAACATATTGATCCCTTTATTAATGGTGCTTTTAAACTGAAAGGAAAAACAAGCAAAGCTTCGGCAGTGATGCCTTATTATACCATCACTTTTGATCAGGATAAAAAATACAACGAAAATGTAGCCAATGGTTACAGCAAATATATTATTACCGATTTACTTCGAGATAAATACGGCTATGACGGCGTAGTCTGTACCGATTGGTTAGTAACGGGTGACGAAGGAAAAACACCGAATCTTTTTGCAGGAAAACCTTGGGGAGTGGAGAATCTTTCTATAAATGACAGACATTACAAAGCAATTATTGCGGGAGTAGATCAGTTTGGAGGGAATAATGATAAAATGCCAGTTTTAGCAGCTTATGAAATGGGCGTAAAAGAATTTGGAGAATCTTTTATGAGAGCTCGTTTCGAAAGATCGGCTGTTCGTTTGTTGAAGAATATTTTCAGAGTTGGACTTTTCGAGAATCCTTATTTGAATGTAGAAGAAACGAAAGCAGTTGTGGGAAATCCTGAATTTATGAAAGCAGGATATGAAGCACAATTGAAATCGGTTGTTTTATTGAAAAACAAAACAGCGGTTCTGCCTGTAAAAGAAAAGAAAACGGTTTTTATTCCAAAGATTTATACGGCTTCAACCAAAGATTGGTGGGGTGTTGCGAGTCAGCCAAAATTAGAATATCCAGTAAATCTGGAATTGGTTAAGAAATATTACAATGTTACTGAAAATCCTTCAAAAGCCGATTTTGCCATTGTTTTTGTAACGAGTCCGCTGAGTTTAGAAGGCGGTTATGATTTGAAAGACAGACAAAACGGAAGCAATGGTTATGTACCGATTTCCCTTCAATACGGAACTTACACCGCAACGGAAGCCAGAGCGAAAAGTATTGCGGCCGGAGATCAGGTTATCGATCCAACGATTAAAGACAGAACCTATAAAAACAAAACCGTTACCGCTGCCAACACTATGGATTTGAGAACGATTCTCGATACCAAAGATATGATGAACGGTAAACCGGTTATTGTTTCGGTTACTGCTTCAAAACCAATGATTTTTAATGAATTCGAAAAACAGGTTGACGGAATTGTATTGAATTTCGGAGTTTCTTCTCAGGCTGTTTTGGATATTATTTCAGGAAAAACAGAACCTTCAGGATTACTTCCGGTTCAAATGCCAGCGAATATGGAAACGGTTGAAAAACAATTTGAAGATGTTCCTTATGATATGATTCCACACAAAGACTCTGAAGGGAATGTTTATGATTTCGCTTACGGATTGAACTGGAAAGGAGTTATTAAAGATGCCCGAACAGAGATTTACAAGAAGCAGTAA
- a CDS encoding Dabb family protein, producing MERRNFIIKSASAGALALAGAKVLANTSNETESQHKTVYFHYLLFWLKPELTPEQVEDFKNFFEGLKKLPYVKNVRYGKPANSTPRPVMDNSFTYNASMEFDSLEDLETYGKLDGHLALVAKYKPFFNKMMVHDSVYIQ from the coding sequence ATGGAAAGACGAAATTTTATTATAAAATCAGCGAGCGCTGGAGCACTTGCTTTAGCCGGAGCAAAAGTATTGGCTAATACTTCAAATGAAACAGAATCTCAGCACAAAACGGTTTATTTTCATTATCTGCTTTTCTGGCTTAAACCTGAACTTACGCCAGAACAAGTCGAAGATTTCAAAAACTTTTTTGAAGGACTTAAAAAGCTTCCGTATGTAAAAAATGTACGTTACGGAAAACCTGCCAATTCAACGCCAAGACCTGTTATGGATAATTCTTTTACTTACAATGCTTCTATGGAATTTGATTCTCTCGAAGACTTAGAAACTTACGGTAAACTTGACGGACATCTTGCTTTGGTTGCGAAATACAAACCATTCTTCAACAAAATGATGGTTCATGATTCAGTTTACATTCAATAA
- a CDS encoding NUDIX hydrolase: MDFKKFLEIESKEAWQKYIPTLSIDSVIFSFHQNSLYVLLLKMKDMESWGLPGGYVKKTENVDEAAVRILKDRTGTENIYLHQFHTFGDRNRSEDAFADYDDDIWYKQRFISIGYYALAEHSQVKLVIDEFSSAVEWHLIDNLPDFMMDHRSIYDKALLTLREQLNNHPIGYNLLPEKFTMPELQKLYEGILGKKLNRGNFYRKILRYDILTKLDESRKGGAHKAPDLYSFDLEKYNSALKEGLQGNW, encoded by the coding sequence ATGGATTTCAAAAAATTTCTCGAAATCGAGTCTAAAGAGGCTTGGCAAAAATATATTCCGACACTTTCTATTGATAGTGTTATCTTTAGTTTTCATCAAAATTCGCTGTATGTGCTGCTTTTAAAAATGAAGGACATGGAATCTTGGGGACTGCCTGGCGGTTATGTAAAAAAGACGGAAAATGTGGATGAAGCTGCGGTTCGGATCTTAAAAGATAGAACTGGAACTGAAAATATTTACCTGCATCAGTTTCATACTTTTGGAGATCGTAATCGTTCTGAAGATGCTTTTGCGGACTATGATGATGATATTTGGTACAAACAGCGTTTTATCTCGATTGGATATTATGCTTTGGCAGAACATTCGCAGGTAAAACTCGTAATTGATGAATTTTCGAGTGCTGTTGAATGGCATTTAATAGATAATCTTCCTGATTTTATGATGGATCACCGAAGTATTTATGACAAAGCGCTACTAACACTTCGGGAACAATTAAACAATCATCCTATTGGATACAATCTTCTTCCTGAGAAATTTACGATGCCCGAATTACAGAAATTATATGAAGGTATTTTAGGAAAAAAACTGAACCGCGGTAATTTCTACAGAAAAATTCTGCGTTACGATATCCTCACAAAACTAGACGAATCTCGTAAAGGCGGCGCGCACAAAGCACCTGATTTGTACAGTTTTGATTTGGAAAAATACAACAGCGCATTAAAAGAAGGTTTACAAGGAAACTGGTAA
- a CDS encoding HAMP domain-containing sensor histidine kinase translates to MKLVTRTALAYAILTAFILFVFAYSVYFVSEKNRKDEFFDRLDYKITWRAEFIFDAQINKDLIKFLHTKNKKVLNEADISVYDSNFNIYFSDNMPPLGNQKILETIKKNKSLNWADEKYQYRGILYKDNNKEYYIVGRAIDVTGLNHINAFKENVLYVYFISIVLVFIIGFGFSYYTLKPLKDIIFQIRDISEHNLNKRIVVPKAKDELYELTQTFNTTFNRLEKSFNNHRNFVTTISHEFRTPLSILIAEIELGKELNQTIDDYKKSLDNALEEANHVSQLSTALLDFARANYDVSQIKMSPTRIDEILVDAKLNLINKKEVKYKIGISYTNLGDTDSSVYNYTGNPYLLQIAFSNIMENACKYSENHSCNVEINASSEKITLTFSDEGIGIPEADLEKIYNLFYRGKNKDHENGYGIGLSIVKQIISLHNGSIEVTSTVGKGTTFTVMLPLQ, encoded by the coding sequence ATGAAATTAGTAACCCGAACTGCCCTCGCTTATGCTATTTTAACAGCTTTTATTTTATTCGTATTTGCGTACAGCGTCTATTTTGTTTCCGAAAAAAACAGAAAAGATGAATTTTTTGATCGTCTGGATTATAAAATAACCTGGCGTGCCGAGTTTATATTTGATGCCCAAATCAACAAAGACCTCATTAAATTTCTGCATACTAAAAATAAAAAGGTATTAAACGAAGCCGATATAAGTGTTTATGACAGCAATTTTAATATTTATTTTTCGGATAATATGCCACCGCTTGGCAATCAAAAAATATTAGAGACTATAAAAAAGAATAAATCCTTAAACTGGGCAGATGAAAAATACCAATATCGAGGTATTTTATACAAAGACAATAATAAAGAATATTATATTGTTGGAAGAGCAATAGATGTAACCGGTTTGAACCACATTAATGCTTTTAAAGAAAATGTACTTTATGTATATTTTATTTCGATTGTTCTGGTTTTCATTATTGGTTTTGGGTTTTCCTATTATACCCTAAAACCGTTGAAAGATATTATTTTTCAAATCAGGGATATCTCCGAACATAATTTGAACAAACGAATTGTGGTTCCAAAAGCCAAAGACGAGCTTTATGAACTGACACAGACTTTTAATACGACTTTCAACAGATTAGAAAAATCCTTTAACAATCATCGAAATTTTGTGACCACTATTTCACATGAATTTCGAACGCCTCTTTCTATTTTGATTGCCGAAATTGAACTGGGAAAAGAATTGAATCAGACCATTGACGATTATAAAAAATCATTGGATAATGCTTTAGAAGAAGCCAATCATGTATCGCAGCTTTCGACAGCACTTTTAGATTTTGCAAGGGCGAATTATGATGTCTCACAAATCAAGATGTCGCCAACCAGAATCGATGAAATTTTGGTCGATGCCAAATTAAATCTGATCAATAAAAAAGAGGTAAAATACAAGATTGGAATAAGTTATACCAATTTGGGCGATACCGATTCTAGTGTTTACAATTATACTGGAAATCCATATCTGCTGCAGATTGCTTTTTCAAATATTATGGAAAATGCGTGTAAATATTCTGAAAATCATTCTTGTAATGTAGAGATTAACGCTTCATCAGAAAAAATTACATTAACTTTTTCAGATGAAGGAATAGGAATCCCAGAAGCCGATCTTGAAAAAATCTACAACTTATTTTATCGAGGCAAAAACAAAGATCACGAAAATGGTTACGGCATCGGATTGTCTATTGTAAAACAAATTATCAGCCTGCACAATGGTTCAATTGAAGTAACTTCTACTGTTGGAAAAGGAACCACTTTTACAGTTATGCTGCCATTGCAATAA
- a CDS encoding TonB-dependent receptor codes for MKKLIISTICLAFFPAFEAFSQEDNKQQKATDSIKKTTKIVESDTKEEKNRNVMLNAANNTGPRDVNIGLPSTVGGITIQENDLPVVYYFWPELPNRTWRQSTSLGRTGLLKIGEAAITTGDLGFAVNSYTKLGTDKLEVVGNFSGSSFGWMKGDLNVSGPLAKGWSYTMGAYANFDPNSFDLKFAKYSDRTQIYRAGLTKKFNNGKGQISFLYKYANSASLTNYAVFRYKEGGRVEEYNDFRIGRDSYIVNDGIMKFKDIMTGETKFADMGGSDAASTSHTFDILGNYDLENDWKFNFSTRFRYAEASQLIAIPLGIFQATAADNFTYKSTGNAYVGNVNSMLGLYTDGTPTKTALSRFEITKNVEKHQWRFGLMEYYYQVDDFTSSRSFFNQTVSANPDKLVRNTPGGTSNTDADGFYNYNVGGEYHNGFENKLSGYFSDNWTITDRLSLAYGVNLRYHKLKGDYYLTPRTPDLVFDPSQKTYFDNNWFHLGGSINAVYKVTKRAGVLADFTYTEKNGQLESYSGAVAPNNAKSKSPLAAFGLYFNHDKFSIVSQATYLTRNNYLARLNLVNPADATQSEVATVFYDIQTLGWTTDIVATPFKGFNLHYLITFQDPVYKNYDFAAFGNNYSYNDKNVLEISKVLMEIDPSYTYKDFKFWASFRYFSKQYANQTNALYFAPRWETFGGVNYKINNHFDIGLTAVNFLNQTGAKGTINGAELITDASGYYDQLLVGSYIRPFTLEASLNFRF; via the coding sequence ATGAAAAAATTAATTATTTCCACAATCTGTCTGGCTTTTTTTCCAGCTTTTGAGGCTTTTTCACAAGAAGACAACAAACAGCAAAAAGCTACAGATTCAATTAAAAAAACTACCAAAATTGTAGAATCAGACACTAAAGAAGAAAAAAATAGAAATGTTATGCTTAATGCGGCGAACAACACTGGCCCGCGTGATGTAAATATCGGGTTGCCGTCAACTGTGGGCGGTATCACGATTCAGGAAAATGATTTACCAGTGGTTTATTATTTCTGGCCGGAACTGCCAAACCGTACTTGGAGACAAAGCACGAGTTTAGGACGCACTGGATTATTAAAAATTGGAGAAGCAGCCATTACGACCGGAGATTTAGGTTTTGCCGTTAATTCTTATACCAAATTAGGGACAGATAAACTGGAAGTCGTGGGGAATTTTTCAGGTTCTAGTTTTGGATGGATGAAAGGCGACCTAAATGTTTCTGGGCCATTAGCAAAAGGCTGGTCGTATACAATGGGCGCTTATGCCAATTTTGATCCAAACTCTTTCGATTTAAAATTTGCCAAATATTCAGATCGTACACAAATTTACAGAGCAGGTTTAACGAAGAAATTCAATAACGGAAAAGGACAAATCAGCTTTTTGTATAAATATGCCAATTCAGCTTCGTTAACAAATTATGCTGTTTTTAGATACAAAGAAGGTGGAAGAGTCGAAGAATACAACGACTTTAGAATTGGACGTGATTCGTATATCGTGAATGACGGAATCATGAAGTTTAAAGACATCATGACGGGTGAAACGAAATTTGCTGATATGGGCGGAAGCGATGCTGCATCAACTTCTCACACTTTTGATATCTTAGGAAATTATGATTTAGAAAATGATTGGAAATTTAATTTCTCGACTCGTTTTCGTTATGCCGAAGCATCTCAGTTAATTGCCATTCCACTAGGAATTTTTCAAGCGACTGCAGCAGATAATTTCACATACAAATCTACTGGTAATGCTTATGTTGGGAATGTAAATTCAATGCTGGGATTATACACAGACGGAACACCTACAAAAACAGCGTTATCTAGATTTGAAATCACTAAAAATGTAGAAAAACACCAATGGAGATTTGGTTTAATGGAATACTATTACCAAGTAGATGATTTTACGTCAAGCCGTTCTTTTTTTAATCAAACAGTAAGCGCAAACCCTGATAAATTGGTTCGTAACACACCAGGCGGAACTTCAAACACAGATGCTGACGGATTTTACAACTACAATGTTGGAGGTGAATACCACAATGGTTTCGAAAACAAATTATCTGGATATTTCTCGGATAACTGGACTATTACAGACCGTTTGAGTTTAGCTTACGGAGTGAATTTAAGATACCACAAATTAAAAGGAGATTATTACTTAACACCACGAACACCAGATTTAGTTTTTGATCCAAGTCAGAAAACCTATTTTGATAACAATTGGTTTCATTTAGGAGGTTCGATCAATGCGGTTTATAAAGTAACCAAAAGAGCCGGAGTTCTAGCCGACTTTACCTACACCGAAAAAAACGGACAGTTAGAAAGTTATTCTGGAGCGGTAGCACCTAATAATGCGAAATCAAAAAGTCCTTTGGCAGCGTTCGGATTGTATTTCAATCATGATAAATTCAGTATCGTTTCTCAGGCAACTTATTTAACTAGAAATAATTATTTAGCAAGATTAAATTTAGTGAATCCGGCAGATGCTACTCAGTCAGAAGTAGCAACGGTTTTCTACGATATCCAAACTTTAGGATGGACAACAGATATTGTGGCAACGCCATTCAAAGGATTTAATCTGCATTATCTAATTACGTTCCAAGATCCAGTTTACAAAAATTATGATTTTGCTGCTTTTGGAAACAACTATTCTTATAACGATAAAAACGTATTGGAAATTTCTAAAGTTTTAATGGAAATTGATCCAAGTTATACGTATAAAGATTTCAAATTTTGGGCGAGTTTCAGATACTTCAGCAAGCAGTACGCGAACCAGACCAATGCCTTATATTTTGCGCCAAGATGGGAAACCTTTGGAGGTGTAAACTACAAAATCAACAATCATTTTGATATCGGCTTGACCGCAGTAAACTTCTTGAATCAGACAGGAGCAAAAGGAACAATCAACGGAGCAGAATTAATTACAGATGCTTCAGGTTATTACGATCAGCTTTTGGTTGGATCATACATTCGTCCATTCACTTTAGAAGCGTCACTTAATTTCAGATTCTAA
- a CDS encoding response regulator transcription factor produces the protein MKILIVEDNSRVSALLKRGLESQGYQVYIAEEAEEGLILLEKIDFELIITDIMLAGMDGITFCKKIRQSGKKIPIIMLTALGTIDEKIEGFDAGADDYLVKPFEIRELYARVKALLQRKNDAVYTVEETSQITYNDLVLDKRTKVVYRQGITINLTPKEFNLLHFLMQHPERLLTRDEIADNVWGNNFDTGTNYIDVYIAYLRKKIDKDFDQKLIHTKVGMGFILSNKI, from the coding sequence ATGAAGATCTTAATTGTGGAAGATAACAGCAGGGTTTCGGCTTTGCTGAAAAGAGGATTAGAAAGTCAGGGATATCAGGTATATATTGCAGAAGAAGCAGAGGAAGGACTTATCCTTTTAGAGAAAATTGATTTTGAATTAATCATTACCGATATTATGCTGGCTGGAATGGATGGCATTACTTTCTGTAAAAAGATCCGTCAATCCGGAAAAAAAATCCCAATCATTATGCTTACCGCTTTAGGAACCATTGATGAAAAGATTGAAGGTTTTGATGCCGGCGCAGATGATTATCTCGTAAAACCTTTTGAAATAAGAGAACTTTATGCCAGAGTTAAAGCTTTATTACAGCGTAAAAATGATGCTGTTTATACTGTTGAAGAAACTTCTCAAATCACGTATAATGATCTTGTTCTGGACAAACGAACCAAAGTAGTTTACAGACAAGGAATAACAATTAATCTGACTCCGAAAGAATTTAATTTACTCCATTTTCTGATGCAGCATCCGGAACGATTGCTTACTCGCGATGAAATTGCCGATAATGTCTGGGGAAATAATTTTGATACAGGAACCAATTATATAGATGTCTATATTGCTTATTTGAGAAAGAAAATAGACAAAGATTTTGATCAGAAACTAATTCATACCAAGGTGGGAATGGGATTTATTTTAAGCAATAAAATATGA